The following DNA comes from Coleofasciculus chthonoplastes PCC 7420.
GTAAAAATAATTTGGTACTTATCCCCAGCATTGGTCTGGATTTCTTCGACTAAGTTATGACAAAATTTAACTAAATCGATAGGAATAAGTTGAAGTTCAACTTTTCCGGATTCGGCTCTACCAATCAGTAAAACGTCATCTAACAACTGGATCATCTGGTTCACAGATAGTTTAATTTGCCGCAAATGCTTTTCTTTTTTGGCATCCATGGTATCTCGACAATAGCGTTCGAGCAGATCATTTGAGGAACTAATTGTGGTGAGGGGGGTGCGGAATTCATGGGAGGTGATGGCGATAAACTGAGTTTTCAGTTGGTTTAATTCTTTTTCTTTAGCTAAGGCTAACCGCAGCCGTTCTTCAGATTGATGGCGCGAGAGGGCAATTTCAATCGTGGTTTGCAGTTCGTCTTCTTGGAAGGGTTTGAGAATATAACCAAAGGGGGCGGTTATTTTAGCTCGCTTTAAGGTAGATTTATCTGCATGGGCAGTCAGATAAACGACGGGAATATTTAGACGTTGACTAATCTCCTCAGCCGCTTTAACTCCATCCAGTTTTCCGGGGAGTCGAATATCCATGAGAACTAAGTCAGGTTTAGTTTGAGTCGCCGTGGCGATCGCCTCTTCTCCCGTCGTCGCTATCCCCACAACGTCATACCCTAGTGTCCGCAGTGTGGTTTCAATATCAAAAGCCACGATTTCTTCGTCTTCTACAATCAGCAGCTTGGCATTGGAGATCATGATGATGGCTTCCTTGCTAATAGAGAGTTGGTTCGGTTAGCTCAAACTTGAACGCCCTAGACAATTTTATATCGTTATGGCTATATTCCATAGAATGCTCTTAATGAATAACAAAACATAACCAATGTATGACAAGATACCTAGCCTAGAGCAAGTCAGGCGAGTTCAATGTTGTCTGGAAGGATTAGCAACTCCTGTTAAAGATAATTATAAACAGAGTTCCCTGATTGCGATCGAGTGTTATCTCACCGTTGAGTTGCTTAGCCAACCGACACACAAGCTGTAAGCCTAGAGACGAGGTTTGCCTAAAATCCACGTCCTCTGGGAAACCAATGCCATTATCACCGATAGTCAAGCATAATTGTTCTTGGAGAACAGAGGATAGAGAGTCTGAAGTGGCGTTTGTTAAGTTGTTTTCCCCATCTTCCCCATCTCCAATGGCACTGACTTTAGAGTTTGTAGTCAGCGCTTCAGCGCTTATGGCACTAAAGTGCCTACTACGAACCCAGCTTAAGTCAGCGACATTCCCCCTATCTCCCTGATCCTCCCCTTCGCCTTCATTAGTTCCTCCTCTCGTTTGGAGAGTGATGCCAATCTCACCATTGCGGGAGTCGGTAAAGGCATATTTTAAGGAATTGGATACTAATTCATTAATAATTAATCCACAAGGAATAGCGGTATCAATCGACAGCGAAACGGGAGCAATTGTCAGATTAAAGGTAATTCCTTTTTGCCTTGCTCCATAGCAGCGAGAGAGAGAGTAAACCAGACTTTTGATATAAGTACCAAAGTTAATCTTAGATAAATGTTCAGACTGATACAGTTTTTCGTGAATCAGTGCCATTGCTTGCACTCGATTTTGACTTTCTTGCAAAAGGTCTAATATTTCGGGTGTTTTCAGTTTTCTTGCCTGTAAACGCAGCAAGCTGGATATAATTTGCAGATTATTCTTGACCCGATGGTGAATTTCTTTGAGCAAGGTTTCTTTTTCAATTAAGGACGCTTTAATTTGAGCTTCTGCTTGCTGGCGTTGGGTAATATCGCGCCAGGTTACGGCTAACCCATCATCGAAACGAACAGCACGAATATCAAAGGCTTGTCTCAAATTTTGTGGATGGGATAAATCATCATAGAAAAGTAATTCTTTAAGCAAGGGTTGACCCGTTTCCAAAACTTGACAGTAGGCATTGAATAACTCATCTTGATAAGCCGGGGGCAAAATCGAGTAGATTCGTTGACCTCTTTGTACGGGTTGAGTAAAACAGTGATACTGATTAGTAGCATCATTGACATACTCAATGACAAAATCAATAATTTGACCCGAATCATCGCGAATAGGTTTATACAACCCAAAGCAATCTAATATATTATCCAGCGAGGTTTGGATTCGGTGTTCACTTTGGGTTAATTCATCTTGTAACTGTTGCTGGTGAGTAATATCTTCGATCATGGCAACACAAAATACAGGTTCGCCAATCAAGTCGCGCAGCACCGCAACGGTTAGATTTGCCCAGACAATCTCACCATTCTTTTTAAAATAGCGTTTCGGCATCCGGAAACTATCAATTTCCCCCTGATAGATTTGTTCCATGTACTGTAAATCATGCCCTAGATCATCAGGATGGGTAAAATCGTCAAAGGTAAGCGACATGATTTCTGACTCCGAATATCCCAGTGTCTGATAATAAGCCGGATTGACTTGAATAAACTGATGGGTATGAAAGTTGATCAGGGACATACCAATGGGAGCATGATCAAAAATTTGCCGGAATCGTTGCTCACTTTTTTGTAAGGCAAGTTCTGTTTGTTTACGCTCGGTGATATCCTGAGCAATTCCAGCAATGCGGTACATTTCACCTTGTTCATTGTAGATGGGAAAAGCGCGATCGCGAATCCAACGCATTTCTCCATCGGGTCGTAGTATTCGATATTCTTCATCATACTCGCCTAATACCTCTTTGTGGATAGCGCTGCGGATGCGATCGCGATCATCGGGGTGAATTGTATCCAACCAAGATAGGCAATCAGTATACCAAGAAGCACAGGGTTGACCCCAAATTGTTTCGTAAGCCGGACTAATATAAATATTTTTGGTTTTCTCTACATTTGTCATCCAGAAAACATCTTGAATATTCTCTGCAAACTGACGGAAGGTTTCTTCACTCTGGCGCAATGCGGCTTCAGTTTGCTTGAGATTTGTGATATCGAGAATTGTCCCAAATACACCAATTATCTGGTTGTCTGAGTTTAAAATCGGTTTCCCTTTAGCGAAAATGTGGCGAATCGAACCATTGGGACGAATCAGTCGATAGTCTAATTTATAGGGTTGTTTATGTTGGATACTATGGGCAACGGTTTGAGTAAAATATTTGCGGTCATCGGGATGAGTAATCTGGTGTACCAGTTGTGCATAAGTTGGTTCACCGTGATCCGGATCTCGACCAAAAATCCGGAATGTTTCGGCTGACCAAGTAATTTTATGAGTCGTTATATCATAATGCCAATGACCCAGATGAGCTAGTTCTTCTGCTTCAGCAAGTTTGGCTTGGCTTTGACGTAAACGTTCCTCAACTTGCTTGCGATCGGTGATATCTTCAGCAATTCCCACATTGCGGTTAACTTGTCCAAAGTCATCGATAATTGGCAAAGTACGCGCCCAAATCCAACGCTGTTCACCATTGGGTTGGATAATCCGATATTCTTGCTCAAAGGGTTTGTCCCAGACATGAGTTTGCCATTCGGTAATCACGCGATCGCGATCGTCTGGATGAATCACATCTTGCCAAGATTCTGGCTGTTGATAGAGAGAGTCACAAGAGAGTCCCCAGATTTTTTCGTAAGCTGGACTAACATAAATCATCTGATTAACAGTGCGGATAAATAAGACTTCCCGAAGGGTTTCCGCAATTTGGCGCAAGTTCTGTTCACTTTCTTTGAGTTTACGGTTGACGTGCTGACAATATTGAATTTCTTGAACCAGTTTTTGACTCGTGTGACGTAAATCAAGGGTGCGCTGATTCAGGTTAGATATCAATATCTTGTTGAAGAAGTGAGATGGATTAACTTCTTTTTTTCTGCGTTCAGTAATATTCAGACTACTACTAATTAGCCGATAAATCCGCGACTCTTGATTATACAAAGGTGTGAGCGTGGTTAACCACCAACTATCCTGAGATTGACAATAAGTTTCATAGACAATCGCACGTCTCTCCTGAACGCATCGGGTATAGTTATCCACGATAGCGGTTGCTTCAGCCGCCGGAAAAATCTGTTCCGGGGATTTGTCTTTTACTTCCTCTAAACGTTTTCCCATCCATCGTTCAGATGCCAGATTTATCTCCACGAAACGAAATTCACCAGAGGGTAAAACATCAATTACCGTGATAGGATGAGCAACACTTTGATAAATACTCTCTAAGAATTGGTTTCGTTGTTGAAGTTGGGCGTAGGTTTGTGGTTCCATTTCTCGCTAAAGTGGCTAGTGCAAGAAGGCAGAAATAACTGAACAGCTAATATCTCCCCCCGCTTCCCCTGCTCCCTCTGCTCCCCCTGCTTCATCGTATCTACGAAGCTGCTCAAGTATTTTTGCCTAGCTCCACTAGGGTGTAGGGGCGGGGTTCATCTCACCCCAATATAACTAAACCCGCCCT
Coding sequences within:
- a CDS encoding hybrid sensor histidine kinase/response regulator; the protein is MISNAKLLIVEDEEIVAFDIETTLRTLGYDVVGIATTGEEAIATATQTKPDLVLMDIRLPGKLDGVKAAEEISQRLNIPVVYLTAHADKSTLKRAKITAPFGYILKPFQEDELQTTIEIALSRHQSEERLRLALAKEKELNQLKTQFIAITSHEFRTPLTTISSSNDLLERYCRDTMDAKKEKHLRQIKLSVNQMIQLLDDVLLIGRAESGKVELQLIPIDLVKFCHNLVEEIQTNAGDKYQIIFTHQGEFTETCLDINLLRPILSNLLANAVKYSPQGGVVTFHLFSNDTTITFQIKDSGIGIPPEAQKYLFESFHRASNVGKIKGTGLGLSIVKRCVDIHGGEISVDSEVNVGTTFTVKLPLT
- a CDS encoding PAS domain-containing sensor histidine kinase is translated as MEPQTYAQLQQRNQFLESIYQSVAHPITVIDVLPSGEFRFVEINLASERWMGKRLEEVKDKSPEQIFPAAEATAIVDNYTRCVQERRAIVYETYCQSQDSWWLTTLTPLYNQESRIYRLISSSLNITERRKKEVNPSHFFNKILISNLNQRTLDLRHTSQKLVQEIQYCQHVNRKLKESEQNLRQIAETLREVLFIRTVNQMIYVSPAYEKIWGLSCDSLYQQPESWQDVIHPDDRDRVITEWQTHVWDKPFEQEYRIIQPNGEQRWIWARTLPIIDDFGQVNRNVGIAEDITDRKQVEERLRQSQAKLAEAEELAHLGHWHYDITTHKITWSAETFRIFGRDPDHGEPTYAQLVHQITHPDDRKYFTQTVAHSIQHKQPYKLDYRLIRPNGSIRHIFAKGKPILNSDNQIIGVFGTILDITNLKQTEAALRQSEETFRQFAENIQDVFWMTNVEKTKNIYISPAYETIWGQPCASWYTDCLSWLDTIHPDDRDRIRSAIHKEVLGEYDEEYRILRPDGEMRWIRDRAFPIYNEQGEMYRIAGIAQDITERKQTELALQKSEQRFRQIFDHAPIGMSLINFHTHQFIQVNPAYYQTLGYSESEIMSLTFDDFTHPDDLGHDLQYMEQIYQGEIDSFRMPKRYFKKNGEIVWANLTVAVLRDLIGEPVFCVAMIEDITHQQQLQDELTQSEHRIQTSLDNILDCFGLYKPIRDDSGQIIDFVIEYVNDATNQYHCFTQPVQRGQRIYSILPPAYQDELFNAYCQVLETGQPLLKELLFYDDLSHPQNLRQAFDIRAVRFDDGLAVTWRDITQRQQAEAQIKASLIEKETLLKEIHHRVKNNLQIISSLLRLQARKLKTPEILDLLQESQNRVQAMALIHEKLYQSEHLSKINFGTYIKSLVYSLSRCYGARQKGITFNLTIAPVSLSIDTAIPCGLIINELVSNSLKYAFTDSRNGEIGITLQTRGGTNEGEGEDQGDRGNVADLSWVRSRHFSAISAEALTTNSKVSAIGDGEDGENNLTNATSDSLSSVLQEQLCLTIGDNGIGFPEDVDFRQTSSLGLQLVCRLAKQLNGEITLDRNQGTLFIIIFNRSC